CTTGTACCCAGAGCCCTTCGTTTCatttggtcacgtggtcggacgtgaccaaaagaaacggagaGCTCTGGGAAACTATggtgaagtttaaaaaaaattctccacTTTCTTCCAGTGCCCGCTTGAAACGATCCCTAAAAGGCCATTGTGATAGTCACACAACAATCCAGCAGAAGGAAAAGCTttgaaagtaattacttttacTAAAAACTAACTTTAATTGTTACGATCGGAAAAAGACTATTATCTTGGAAAATTGCATCTTTGCAAGAAGTTTATTTGATCTCTACAAGTAACCATACGCATTGACAAAAATTACCATTATGTTTTCTCAGCTAACTCGTAACAAATTAAATTTCTGAGCCCTTATGTCTTCAAATTTCTTCGAAGTACAGTGGCAACTTGATTGAATGCAACTTCTGACGTTGAGTGACCTTGGAACGCCTTGGtcaaaaacctgaaaaaaactCCAAGACCAATAAATATCAACGTGAAATAATTCTAATGGGTAAATCACAAGTTCAGACCATCTTTGTCTGCTTACTTTAACCCGTCTAAACAAGTAACTAAAAACGTTAGGAAATAAGACATCTACCACACAATCTTGCataaaggcccagtaatacgggcaacatttttcgtgcaacttgtcgcgcaacaatgcgAAACAAATTTTTCTGTTACAAAAAGTAGAcgtcgcttttactttttgcaacatgaaaattttttGCGAAAGAAGGTGCCAATACACgtaacaaaccatctcaacttgcaaagCAACATTTTTgtgcgacaagttgcacgaaaaatgttgcccgtattactgggccttaagGAAGTGTTGAAGTGTTATGATTAAAGGGGGGATGCGTGTTGGCATCGACTATTGTTACTTACGTGCCAAACAGACCTTACAGTGGTTGGAACTTCTGAATAACCATGAGAACTTTTGCAAACAGATACCTTTGCTACAGTATATGTCGTTCTCTTGGTGCTACAAAGATCTAgcttagggactttaagatctacgacggcgaggTAGACGAGAACGTCACCTTAAAATACAACTTTGCTCTAAGTTTctttgcgattattccatctcgttcgcgtcgtacaatgctAGCAAGTGTCCTAAATGTAAAATGATAACGCCCGGTTTCAGAACGAAAGATTCACGTTTGTaccgctcgcgttgtcgtcaaaaccacAAATTTGGCGATTTGACGTCGTTGTTTTGCAGattaccgcaaaaatatgttctaaaatgcgtgccgcacgtgcagcacgcttattcttcctcttttaaccaatgatattgctaCTTTGCGGCGTTCTCTTTGACGACCACGTCTTGGATCTTTAAGTCCCTATTATGTATGGCAACCTAGGATGTGTGGGAAAAATGTGCCTTTAGTCACAGGCAACAATTGTTGCGTTAGATTTTGAGTAAAAACAAACCTAAAAAATGCAAGCACAAGAGCAGGAATATGCGCATGAGCGACACAACTCGATCGCTTCAATTTGGTAGCCCGTTGGGatcaatggacctctttagcttgtacgttttgttttcccatttcagaccacgtgatgttactcttgGGAtctgtttctttcaaatgttgtcATCTGCACGTGCActtgtatgcataacttatgaaaaaacaaaaagaaaattcccttgggaacatcacgtggtctgaaatgggaaaacaaaacgtacaagctaaagaggtctattcgcccttgtcacacggcggccatattgtcccgggagaccaaagaaagctttgttttaccacgccaagcctcaccctcatggtttccactgcgaggcttggcgtggtaaaacaaagctcttttggtctcccgggacaatatggccgccgtgtgacaagggcgaatcaAGTGAAGGTTCCCCAGAAGCGTTTTAGATCGACAGACTGCTGGTGCGTATGAACTGTCCTTGTTCCTGAGCACCGGTCTCCCTTGAGTCTTAACCAAACTAATGTAGTGCTACCATTGTCACTCACAACGCATGCGCTTCAACACACGCTCTGTAAAAGGAGGTGTAACTTTGCTAGTGGATTAATTACCACTCCTCCACAAAAGCATACAAACGTTTTCCGAAAATTAGTACCACAAAAGACGGTTGCTTGCAGGCTTGAATTCGTTTGAGCTCTTTTACAACATGTTCTTTGTGTTCGTTGGTTTCAAGATCTTGAGTCATCTTTGATCCCCAtggaagaatgttttttttacaaGCTCCGTAGTCTTTGCCAATCATCTTCAATGACAACCAAACACAAATTCCAAAGAATGCAGGGGACGGAGTTGTTTCCTACATAGTGCTGCGTCTGACGCTCTAACAGGAAGACAACATTATAGGTCTCATGGCAACCAATTTAATGATGCGGTAGTTTTTttccaaagttgaaaacaaaatcaCCCCTGGAAGAACAAAGATAATTAATATTCAAATGTATTGACATCAAGACAAATTCAAAAGGTCAACGTTTCACTTGCGCTTGCTATCTGTCTGTCAAGCGCAAAGGCTTGCGAgtaaatttctcgattttccTCATGATGACAACTATCGATTCAATCACTTGTCTGCATCGATAACGATGACTGCAGATGCTTGACTTCTGGTTCGATGTACCAGATATAAAGATTAAACTAATGAGATTGGGAGTCATGGCAAAAGTATGCAAAATGTTTTACATGCAGAATGActaaaataaatcaataaactGATTGGCACGATTTACTAACGCTTCCGTCCTTATAAGAGACAGGTTAGTTAATTTATGTTTTCAGTCACGGGTTCCACTGTAAACATTATCTTGAAAATTTCCGACATTCAGcaatttttctttctcaaaATTATTCGCATTATAGTAAATTTATTTCTTAAATTCATTCTGcatacattacattacattacaagGGAAAAGACTTTTCGCCTGAATAAAGACGCAGCGCTTTCTTTATAACCAGTTGTTTTAGTCAACCCGACAGTAGCAATGGAATGAAGTTCACTATTAAAAAAAGACCCGGAAATTTTCCAGAACAAAATGGAAGAAATCTGATGTCGCTTCTCTCTTTTGTCTTGGAACCAAATGATCCAAAAGCAAGACAATTTTCTCCTTGCAAGCGACAATTTGCGATTGTAACGAAACCGCACAATTCCTACAAAAAACAACAGAGGGAGTGACCCGGGCGACAACTTAGCACTGTACTGCGAGATAATTTAGTATTTGAGTACCTGCAGTTTTCCGATGCAACCGCTTTCACCTTCCAAGTTTCATTCTCTCGAGCTTTCCTCCCCGCCATGAAGACTAAAAGTTAATTCTATGAGCGAAAGTGATGGAGACGTTACCACAACTTTGCTGAAGTCGTATGCACGGCTGCCAATTTGTGGATCGTTAACTTTCAATCTCAATGTCTCAAGTGATTCACTTGTCATCGCTTCCTCCAAAAGATCATAAAAAAGGTCTCCATCTCGTTTGCCGCATGAGTTGAGTGTCAAATTAAACGTAGTTAAAGACTTCAATTGACGCAACTTTCTTGGGATGAAACTAACATAAGATATAGCGCCGTAGTTATTAATTGTCAGGGAAAAATCATTTAGTGACTTGTTTTCCAAGCCCGTGTCAACATTATCCCAGTTACACCAGCCAAGCCTCAATTTGCCAAAGTTGTTAAATGTCAAAGTGAGATTCTTCAGTGCATTCTTGTGTGCAAAACTATAACCTACATAATCTGCCAAATCAATGGATAAACCTTCGGAGAAGATGTTAGCTGTAAGAGAAAGATTCTCCACTGATAtgtaaaactgcaaaatagtGTCCAGATCGAGCTCTTGGTAGCAGCCGTGGATTTCAATTATCAGACTGAGATTCTTCAGTGATGTGTTGCGTTCGCAAAGCCTTCCTATATATGAACATGCATCCAAACGCCCATGGTTGTAGGAGTTTATTGTTAAGGTGAGATTCCTCAGTGATGTGTTGCGTGCCAAACCATCTCTCAGGAGGAGTGCCCATGAATAGCTCATGTTGTTGGCATTGCTAAATGTCAAACTGAGATCATTTAGTGTGGTGTTGCTTGCAAAGACCTGATGAACATCATCTTCCAACTCACGGCTGAAGTTGGTATATtggacgtcgtcgtcgtcgtcgtcgtccctCTCAATACCGATTCTAGCGCTGAGATTCTGTTGTCCGGTATTTTTTGCTTCCTTAAAGAGCGCAAAGAAAGATTCAAGGTCGTCAATAGAGACAAATTTGTTTTCAAGCGATTCTTCGTGAGGAGCACGAAAATCATGCACATTAAGGGTAACAGCTGGATTCTCGTCTAATTTAAGTTCTTTGAAAAGAGTTTTTTCCTCATTGGTTAACTGTTCCCAAGTGTTGATAGTTAAGGAGGACACTGTTTTTCGTTTGTCAACCCATCTCGCCGTGACATTAAGAATGCCATCGGTTAACTTCCCGTGAATGTTCAATGTCAGGTGAGACACCGGGCTGTGCGATAAGGCTTCAAATAAAGCTTCTGCACCATCACCACCCAATTCACCCCAAACAATTAGAGTGACATTTTGTTCTACAAGTAATCCATCCTTTGTCTCAAAAGCACAACACTGTGTCACCGGACTGGCTGTCACTATGCCGAAGGTATTTGGGAAGAGAGCAAATGAAGCGGTTTTCTCTCCTAATCGTGAATGAAGATTCCTCCCAACAGCCAGCCAATTATCAGGAACCTCTCCACGAAGAGAAACATTCAATTTACTAAGGAAATTATTTTCTACGATACCTCGCTCTATGAAATTAGCTCCAAAAAGACTCAGCTTTCCATTGACACACAAATCAACAACCTTGACTGCAATTTGACCTGCAAAGCATCTTGCTAGGACCACAGAAAGGGAGTCTTGCATATCTCCGCAGACATATATAGAAAGAGAGGACAAAGACTTGTTAAATAAGAGATTCTCTAAAGCTTGCAAAGCAGTTGGACTTAATGAACCATGAATTCTGACACCAACAGACGACAGTGGTGTATCCGCACATAATCCAGCGTCAAGAGCCTTGGCCCAGCCCTCGTCACTCTCATCGACCAGAGCAAATGTCACTTTCTCTAAGGTCTTGTTTGTTGTCAGGTATTCGGCAGCAATGTCCCACTCAACTGAAGATGGTAGCGTCAGTTCGGACAAAGATGTGAAATTGGAAATTGCTTGGAAAAACTCAGGCTTCCTGAAAATGCTATTTTTCTCTCCAGCGAGGGAAAGAGATTTTAAATTTGGAAGAGACGCTAGGTCCCTCAAAACGGTTGAATCCAAAGACATCTCCATTCTAAGGTGAACTTCAGCGGGTGTATGAAGCTTGGAAAATCCTGCGCAGTCACTTAAAAGTCTAGCGACGTTGCGATCAGATAAATCATTACATTCATCATTGGCATTGAAGGTTAATTGTAGGACCCATGGAAAAGgtatgaatgaaaacaaaacatctgcCATTAGTTCAGAGTTTCCACTTTCATTAAAGCTcttaacaaagaaatttaatCTGCTTCTTGTGCATTCGAGCCACTCCCAATCACTCTCCAGCTCCTCACCAATCTGTGTGAATAGAATACTTGCCTCCTCCCGCAGTATTCCACACACAAATAAAAACACTTGTGGAAATCGTACGACCAAATCATTAAAGCTTAAATGCTCAAATACATTAAACTGGTTCCTTCGCAACTTATACGTAATGTACAACGCAGCCATGTACTCTTGGAACGACTTGTGAAGAAAGAAGTATTCATGGTTTGGTTTCAATCTCTTCAAACTTTCTTCTTTGTATACAAGGCCGAGATAACGAATTACCAATTTGTCATCACGTCTTTCGAACCCTTTTAATTCATCTTCCCGAAAACTATGACGATCATTCAGCAAGCATTCCCAAGCCAGCTCTCCAAGCACAAGGATGTTCTCTTCAAATTGTTTCTCCAAATCCGTGTCCTCTTCACAAGCTTTCACACTGTGCTTCTCGCAATATCTTCTCAACAGACATCGGACAATGATTTGATAGAGATCAGTACGGGAAGACGGCAGTTTTCCTTCATGATCTTCATAAACAACGCaaaggagaagtaaatttagaGGATTGTTTTGTAGGGCATGCaagaaagtgttttcttttgtttgctcaATGAGCCTCTCTCCCTTGGATGGATCAATATTCTTAAAATGCTTCCTGATGTACTCAAGAGAATCTTCTTCAGTGAATCCTTTAATCTGAACACAAATATCAAATGCAAATTGTTTCCTGGCTTCAATTCCTTTTTCTTGTCGAGTTGTGGCCAACACATAGCAAAACGGTAAAATACTTCGTTTGAGAAGTTTGTTCACATGATGATGTGATTTTTCAGGGAGCTCGTCCAATCCGTCCAGAATGATAAGAATTCTTTCCTGGTTAACAAGGTCCGTGATAAAATTCAGCAGACCTTCCTTGGTCTTTACCGCGATGTCGTCGGGTAGGAGCTGTTCACTAATGGCTTCCATTATGTCTTCGTCCAAGTCTCTGCATTTGAgcaacaacacaagttcgaagATAGGGAAGGTAGAAGGCATTGATTCATTCGCCCAGTCATAAGCAAGTTTAAGACAGAGGGTGGTTTTGCCGATTCCCGGACTTCCCTCTGCTAGGGCCATGGAACCTTCGCCTTCACAACTGAAAATGTTACCCAAATCTACTTCCAAGCTTGCAGAGTGAACAATCCTTTTCGGTCTTGAGACAATTTTTAGCCTAGTGTAGACTTCATCCAGATGTAACTTCATGGCTTTGCTCCAAAGGAGCGGACTGAACTCAGCTCGCCTTTTGTACACTTGTCTGAGCAATTTCCTGACGACCACGGTGTCAGCAATGGCGGCTGGAAATAACGCatgacaggagcccatcagaTGGGCACCTGCAAAAAAGTAGTACAGAattaaaacattgttttgttggaGGTTAATAAATGGAACCTCAAGACAGATTTTAATATAAACCGTCACTAAAACATATGCCAACATTTAACTAGACTGCAAGCAGTCCCTTCTTAGTCAGTCGATTCGCCAGCTTTAGTCACGCAAAAACGAGCTCTGTAACTATCCACACCGTTTTTGTTCCTGGAATGTGAACACACAATTTCCAAGCCACGTGACTTGTGGTAATTGCAAAATCATTGCAGTAACGGgaagtaatatttttagacaacgttctggtagccgtcgtcgtcgtcttgcTTAAGTAAGGCTGGTTTTCAGCAGGGACGGACTCCTAACAGCGCTTACATGTATGACCTAGTAAAAATCAAAtatcggagtcgtaagcgggAGTCATAAGCCCGACGGAATCggagtgaaaactagattgtctgagtcggaagcagaagccaAAGAACccaccaatcacaatgcttttCCGCTTCTGCTGCCGACTCCGAAAgtgcagttttcactggatcgtaagcgacggagtcataagcggaatcggtattctgcttccAACTCCGACAGTTTGATGTCCGCTACTgagatcgtatcgctctgcccttctgattacgacTCTGACTccgtcactagtgaaaaccggcctttaagctccctaatgttttagctagtggagagaaaccccttttTGTAAGGTGAATTCTTCTGTCAACGCCTATTAGGAAAGCCATaaaggttgctagtgaaactaaatattattaaataacCGCAACGTCAACGGAAATGTCATTCCAAAATAAAACTTAGCGCAGTCGCAAGGTTTTTTTGATTGTTCCTTCTAGTTTACCTTTACGGGCAAACTGTTATccagtaactggatgggtacgaacgatATTAAAGTCAAAATAGAAAATGGATGGTTCattgttgtatgctcacgttgtcgtcaaaaccttaaatttggtgatttcacgccgttgttttgtggagtacgtcAGAGAAATGCACgaaaattcgtgttgcacgtgcagctcgattatgtttccttttttaaccaataatattcttcgtGGCATTGCCGtagctgtagccgtcgtcttgCTTAAACTCCATAGTTCTGTTTGGGcaacggcgacgaaaacgtcacctcaaaaatataacgcagctattacaacggctctcggaattggttcagaaaaaaatgaacacaaagaacgatagaaaagaaacaatggaccctaactctaaaaacaatagaCTTGTgccctaaagggatccaatgaaattagaggttgtaaagatcTGCGTCCTATCTCGAAAATTTGGTGacttcacgttgttgttttgtagagtacggcaaagaaatgcacggaaattcatGCCACACGTAAATATTCCCACACACGAACGTATGTGGCGTTACTATAGTGTTTATTTTGGTCTTCATTTCTGGTAGCGCTAAAAAGGGCGGAGTAAGTTTGTCAAATTATTTGCCAGCTTGTACGTTTcgtttcccatttcagaccacgtgatgttctcaagggaattctCCTTTTGTGTTTTCATAAGTTATTCGTACATAAGCATGTGCATAGGACGACAATTGAAAAAAACTGTCCTTAAGAGTAACATCGCTTAGTCTGAAATGGCAAAACAAATCGTACAAGCTAAAGAAGTCAATTAGATTATAACGGAAATGCTGAACAAGTCGGCTACAGAAACGCCTGCAGTCTCCTCTTCTCGCACTTTCCTCTCGATTGCGGGACTTAAAAGGGACTAAGAAAAAAAGGTGTTCTAaaagttttttaaatatatttggaAAAACTTGTCTTCAGACAACCACACTTACATTGCTAACTATcgtttctccattagagatgattagtttagaaatctgggagacactactgtcctaCATGCGAACTGTTCACTTCCGCTTGCCGTCCGAGTCTGGAAACGTGgcgtgcttaaggacggtgcctactaattcaaaggtatgtttgccccgatttatgattatgcagaaaaggtagatcttaacaagtcttattgaaatccaacaagaaaattgggagtaaccatgcatttttcgaagataattcatgaacaatatttgtatacAGCtttttcgagaaagtttgtcaagaataaagtgcacgcgacaatcccgaaaggtaatatgggatatgatcaatacactgttgctaacgactgtagctgtcgaacctacttttgttactttccttcagcactcgcaaacatatatcagtggcctcccgtacgattcttttaaatttctttgaaaaacagtgcacttaaaatcacccacaatacctttcaggattgtcgcgtgcactttttccgacaacctttctcaaaatagctgtaaagctctaaaatacaaagcaatgtatggtgttcactctcaaattgaaggttaattatttctaaagaatgcatggttacccccaattttctttttggataccaagggtacttacgaagatctactttctctgcatagttttaaaccgcgcaaaaatatccctgcattagtaagcatcacgataggaaatccgagtatctggagttgcccagaacgtatgcgcaataacaatagtaggcaccgtccttaattaagctCCATAGTATTTACTTTGCGAGAGACCTTGATCTTTAAAATCACGCATTTTCTATAAAGTCACCGTGAAAAACTAAACATGAAGCCTTACCTTCACAGATGTGAAGAGAGGGTGTTTTCTCCAGGTTTTCTGCAGCTTGTCTTTCTGCTACGCCAACTTCGAAGAACACAATTACAGTTACACAAGATATATGCACACACACTTATAACAGGGGCGGGCTCCttgctccttttttttcttctatttacctgctttttattgtatttttatttttgctggaaCAGCTACTGTTTACCTGACGTGAACATTTATTCATgcttatcacatacggggcaaaattactgaattctgattggctgagacggaagggttattttcttaatcacgtgggcacttttggtaatcaaaagggaatgattacttgatcctggtTACAAGCAGAttcttcttccagattctgactctgatttAACTGCCTTTTCCCAcatgtaaaatacattttaattaaattaagctatatttctgttgacagcaccGATTTATTGAATGGAACTTCAACCGCATGAAATAAGTTGATCGTCATTTGTCGTGGCATTGAACAGACTTTCCTCGAtgattttgccctttatgtgataaccatgtaatcgcaatgtgcccttgtgcaattaaggattaatttcacttgtattttcatcaTGATATAACAACACTTGGCATACCATTACCTTTTCCCACTTGATTGCCTATTATTCTATCATTTATTGACAAAAAATAAGCGCTATAAAGATATCTCTATACACAGTTCTGGCTTGCGTATCTACAGTAGTTGCCAAGTGACTGTTTGTCATTGATGAAGCCTCAGAAGCAGGATGGATCTCTGTCATAAGAATAACACGTATGTGTACTGTACAGTTATTTTCTTTCGGGAGATCTTTCACATCGTATTCAAATTTAGATGCTTTAGTCAGAATTAGAATTACCACCTTTTGGTGATGCAACCTTCAATTGCGCACACTATGGTAACCATAATGGATGCATATCATGATGAAGTGTATGTCGGGTATGTGTGGATATAATCGACCTTCGTTGGTGACTTTCGGTTCGGTTTTTGTCACTTCAAATTACGGTGGAATAATGGAGgtttgctttgaaaatttaagaaatCAGATTAAAACCGAAAACAGATCAATTTTTTCTTTATATTCcctatgttacgaaaaatagtattgcgtgacaagcgttactttctagaagcttcgcgagagttcgtagtttgtttatatttaggtttgtacgtaagcgtttctaaatcggtgtgtctTGTAAcgtttctataattagattgattactaatttagaaagttctagaagtttattgtcagagtatataagtagacgagtccaagcggagtgtttttctaactagtttttcacaagcgaagagagttggcgttggccgtgtttattcaagtgtgacagaagctgtgtgcattcaagttggcggaggccgtgtaagtttatcgaatacgtgttgtttagagttttacttcgtggaaactacgttcatttttggaataaatcttcttgttgttgttccgacaaccctgcgttcagtttagtttgcaagctacctttcctcaaaacattcgaactcgtaacattgggggcctgtccgggagaggaattcatttgtttgctgactacagaaaccaggaaaggacaattcaagaaggagttacaaaaagagtaagaagaactgtacaagatagtatattgtgtttttacTGTGGAATACTGCTacggaaatggaaaagcttttgcagatgggaaaagaatttggattggaaggagcaaagctgctcgagtttgtagagaagcaacaaaagttagaggaagaaaaacaagaaaaacgtaGACAGttggaagaggaaagagaagaaaagcgtaggcggtttgaagaagaaaaagaagagaggcgtcgattacttgaagaagataaaagaagggaagatgaagagagagaaactaggcgacaagaacgcgaactaagaaaattggagatggaagccgagctgttgaaacagaaagaggctattgaagcggcaaaaagagaacatgagctggagattgcacgtttggctgtggagaatgctgacggacgtcctgaaatgagagaggatcgggctaa
The genomic region above belongs to Montipora capricornis isolate CH-2021 chromosome 5, ASM3666992v2, whole genome shotgun sequence and contains:
- the LOC138049135 gene encoding LOW QUALITY PROTEIN: protein NLRC3-like (The sequence of the model RefSeq protein was modified relative to this genomic sequence to represent the inferred CDS: inserted 1 base in 1 codon); the encoded protein is MSSWDPSFPSTSFSASQEAQESISGQTPSRKLKVTFLSSEWKSTKGGLSTMNRELAIQLAKHQNVEVSMYLPQSSDEDVRIAGENNVKLIKAKELIGYEPIEWLSSAPENHEMDYVIGHGLILGQQVQLIQKQLPCKWVQVVHTAPEELGMFKGYANAISKSEKKHRAEVQLCELADQVVAVGPKLADEYSCYLRHCQRDQSVFVLTPSILSEFSRVEQAAEERMTFRVLVFGXSDNEDFELKGYDIAAKAISELNEESYKLIFAGAPLGKEEKVAKKLCQHGIAPRQLTVRSFKESREDLGKLFCEADLCLMPSRTEGFGLAALEALSAGLPILVSGNSGFGDALQEVPHGSSCVVNSEDPTEWAKAIKSVRKKSRDVRLEETADLRAQYAKKYCWKEQCDELVKRMSDSIFGSTHATESERDSSLTRTYLLSTVVSEAYVEPTRAGIDCTDKNGKRPLHPSDTPPSKKQRHDTDTCRVGVAERQAAENLEKTPSLHICEGAHLMGSCHALFPAAIADTVVVRKLLRQVYKRRAEFSPLLWSKAMKLHLDEVYTRLKIVSRPKRIVHSASLEVDLGNIFSCEGEGSMALAEGSPGIGKTTLCLKLAYDWANESMPSTFPIFELVLLLKCRDLDEDIMEAISEQLLPDDIAVKTKEGLLNFITDLVNQERILIILDGLDELPEKSHHHVNKLLKRSILPFCYVLATTRQEKGIEARKQFAFDICVQIKGFTEEDSLEYIRKHFKNIDPSKGERLIEQTKENTFLHALQNNPLNLLLLCVVYEDHEGKLPSSRTDLYQIIVRCLLRRYCEKHSVKACEEDTDLEKQFEENILVLGELAWECLLNDRHSFREDELKGFERRDDKLVIRYLGLVYKEESLKRLKPNHEYFFLHKSFQEYMAALYITYKLRRNQFNVFEHLSFNDLVVRFPQVFLFVCGILREEASILFTQIGEELESDWEWLECTRSRLNFFVKSFNESGNSELMADVLFSFIPFPWVLQLTFNANDECNDLSDRNVARLLSDCAGFSKLHTPAEVHLRMEMSLDSTVLRDLASLPNLKSLSLAGEKNSIFRKPEFFQAISNFTSLSELTLPSSVEWDIAAEYLTTNKTLEKVTFALVDESDEGWAKALDAGLCADTPLSSVGVRIHGSLSPTALQALENLLFNKSLSSLSIYVCGDMQDSLSVVLARCFAGQIAVKVVDLCVNGKLSLFGANFIERGIVENNFLSKLNVSLRGEVPDNWLAVGRNLHSRLGEKTASFALFPNTFGIVTASPVTQCCAFETKDGLLVEQNVTLIVWGELGGDGAEALFEALSHSPVSHLTLNIHGKLTDGILNVTARWVDKRKTVSSLTINTWEQLTNEEKTLFKELKLDENPAVTLNVHDFRAPHEESLENKFVSIDDLESFFALFKEAKNTGQQNLSARIGIERDDDDDDDVQYTNFSRELEDDVHQVFASNTTLNDLSLTFSNANNMSYSWALLLRDGLARNTSLRNLTLTINSYNHGRLDACSYIGRLCERNTSLKNLSLIIEIHGCYQELDLDTILQFYISVENLSLTANIFSEGLSIDLADYVGYSFAHKNALKNLTLTFNNFGKLRLGWCNWDNVDTGLENKSLNDFSLTINNYGAISYVSFIPRKLRQLKSLTTFNLTLNSCGKRDGDLFYDLLEEAMTSESLETLRLKVNDPQIGSRAYDFSKVVVTSPSLSLIELTFSLHGGEESSRE